Proteins encoded in a region of the Chryseobacterium piperi genome:
- a CDS encoding porin, with protein MTFFSIKKSKQLFCFLLFSLSLTGQVKDTIQAKQEEDPVKYPVLQIKGLFQARYLVGMTKDVDVNGLHHEDGSGTDNNFMLKYMRVQVRAQISKRTEVVLLANLADFKNDPKSRVLENAFLKYTFNPKLAITVGQFRPWFGIEETYPIDIIKSLDWSNQYTEFGKLGWTSFQIGMSATGQLQLGEIPFQYAVSVVNGNGKNQINDNDNGKQYSTRLVFGLAKKYNFNVGLNGGIGEVFGKKVYALGVDLSSLVTFDPRWSLDMQLEAKQATNHVLYNSIDPEQRPSNPDNYLIRGIYFLPNLRYEINHKNLSAFELSCRYEYLDTNFRMNSNPRQTITPMVGLEFLKNYGARIQLGVQFDRYKKQVVNTSQYNNNLFIVQVQSRF; from the coding sequence ATGACTTTTTTTTCAATAAAAAAAAGCAAGCAATTATTTTGCTTCTTGTTATTCTCCTTATCATTGACCGGACAGGTAAAAGACACCATTCAAGCCAAACAGGAAGAAGATCCTGTTAAATATCCCGTACTTCAGATCAAGGGACTTTTTCAGGCACGTTATCTTGTAGGCATGACCAAAGATGTGGACGTGAACGGTCTCCATCATGAAGATGGCTCTGGAACCGATAATAATTTCATGCTCAAATATATGAGAGTACAGGTTCGGGCACAGATCAGTAAACGTACAGAGGTTGTTCTATTGGCAAATTTAGCAGACTTCAAAAATGATCCCAAAAGCAGGGTTCTAGAAAATGCTTTTTTAAAATATACTTTCAACCCAAAACTAGCTATTACTGTTGGGCAGTTTCGTCCATGGTTTGGTATTGAAGAAACTTATCCTATAGATATCATCAAATCCCTGGACTGGTCTAACCAGTATACAGAATTTGGAAAACTGGGATGGACTAGTTTTCAGATAGGAATGTCTGCAACCGGTCAGCTTCAACTGGGAGAAATCCCATTTCAATACGCAGTTTCTGTAGTTAATGGAAACGGGAAAAACCAGATTAATGATAATGACAATGGTAAACAGTACTCAACGAGGTTAGTATTCGGTCTTGCCAAAAAATATAATTTTAACGTAGGGTTAAATGGTGGTATCGGCGAAGTATTCGGTAAAAAAGTATATGCTCTGGGGGTTGATCTCAGCTCATTGGTTACTTTTGACCCCAGATGGAGTCTCGACATGCAGCTGGAGGCCAAACAAGCTACCAATCATGTATTATACAATTCTATAGATCCGGAGCAAAGGCCTTCTAATCCGGACAACTATTTGATTCGCGGCATTTATTTTCTACCTAACCTTAGATACGAGATTAATCACAAAAATCTCAGCGCTTTTGAATTATCCTGCCGGTATGAATATCTGGATACCAATTTCAGAATGAATTCCAACCCACGGCAAACCATCACCCCTATGGTTGGCTTAGAATTTCTTAAAAATTATGGAGCCAGAATCCAGCTCGGTGTTCAGTTCGACCGTTACAAAAAACAGGTTGTCAACACTTCTCAATATAACAACAATCTATTCATTGTTCAGGTACAGAGTAGATTCTAA
- a CDS encoding DoxX family protein — translation MKTSRILSISLWIAQIFLSVSLFWASAMKLFQPIDQLAEMWPWTAKNRELVIFTGIIDVLAAIGLLLPNIISPRTKLTTYTAYGIIILMISASLFHIFRGETSQIGINILFLFIALYITWGKKKQLKHMNSIERTD, via the coding sequence ATGAAAACTTCAAGAATTTTAAGCATCTCACTTTGGATCGCACAGATCTTTCTATCTGTTTCATTATTTTGGGCATCCGCTATGAAACTATTTCAACCTATTGACCAGCTTGCTGAAATGTGGCCATGGACAGCAAAAAATAGAGAGTTGGTAATTTTTACCGGAATTATAGATGTATTAGCTGCTATCGGGCTCTTACTTCCGAATATAATCAGCCCTAGAACAAAACTTACCACATACACTGCTTATGGAATAATCATATTAATGATTTCAGCTTCTCTTTTTCATATTTTCCGGGGAGAGACTTCGCAAATTGGCATTAATATTTTATTTCTGTTCATCGCTTTGTATATCACCTGGGGCAAAAAAAAGCAGTTGAAGCATATGAATTCAATTGAAAGAACCGATTAA
- a CDS encoding GNAT family N-acetyltransferase gives MIEIKKLGKLRNNPTVDWGLNGYETDTIFVVSAIEMPHTFEFSLREKKQHYKKVWETNSDEMSELNEIIEKGHSFGAFDGDKLVGWLIAEHREWNNSFYIENILISEKLRGQAIGKQLIKMASREARNLRCRIVELETQNTNYSAIKFYQRAGFNFTGINTKLYKDSTETAIYMSFDVL, from the coding sequence ATGATAGAAATTAAAAAATTAGGAAAGCTCAGGAATAACCCTACGGTAGATTGGGGGCTCAACGGATATGAGACGGACACTATATTTGTAGTATCCGCTATAGAAATGCCACATACATTTGAATTTTCATTAAGAGAGAAAAAACAACATTATAAAAAGGTCTGGGAAACAAACTCCGATGAGATGAGCGAACTCAATGAAATTATTGAGAAAGGACATTCTTTTGGAGCCTTTGACGGAGATAAGCTGGTTGGCTGGCTCATCGCTGAGCATAGGGAATGGAACAACAGCTTTTATATAGAAAACATTTTAATCAGTGAAAAGCTAAGGGGGCAAGCCATTGGAAAGCAACTAATCAAAATGGCCAGTAGAGAAGCCCGAAATTTACGTTGCAGAATAGTAGAATTGGAAACGCAAAACACCAATTATTCAGCTATAAAATTCTATCAGCGGGCAGGATTTAATTTTACGGGTATTAATACCAAATTATATAAAGATTCTACAGAAACGGCCATATACATGAGCTTTGATGTTCTGTAA
- a CDS encoding succinate dehydrogenase cytochrome b subunit, with the protein MLTTLSRKMLMCLTGLFLSFFLLIHFLGNLQLFLPQEQAHLQFNAYSHFLSGNIVIKIVSYVLYISIALHALDGLIITLKNKKSGGNYQSDRRGRASKWYSRNMGILGTLLLIFLVIHFQNFWYVYKFGTPPLDENGNKDLYILVITVFKEWWYVLIYILSMIALCYHLIHGIYSAIRTLGLYHPKFVKWFKTIGIAYSVIISLGFALMPIYVFFTAN; encoded by the coding sequence ATGCTGACTACATTGTCAAGAAAAATGCTGATGTGCCTTACAGGACTTTTCCTAAGCTTCTTTCTGCTGATTCACTTCCTTGGAAACCTTCAGCTGTTTTTACCTCAGGAGCAGGCTCATCTGCAATTTAATGCTTACTCTCATTTTTTATCAGGAAATATTGTAATAAAAATTGTTTCCTATGTCCTCTACATCAGTATTGCTCTTCATGCATTAGATGGCTTAATTATCACATTAAAAAATAAAAAATCAGGAGGAAACTACCAATCTGACAGAAGAGGGAGAGCCAGTAAATGGTATTCCCGTAATATGGGCATATTAGGAACTTTATTATTAATCTTTCTGGTCATTCATTTTCAGAATTTCTGGTACGTTTATAAATTCGGCACTCCTCCACTGGATGAAAATGGAAATAAAGATTTATATATCCTCGTCATAACAGTCTTTAAGGAATGGTGGTATGTACTTATTTATATCCTGTCCATGATTGCCCTATGTTATCATCTTATTCATGGCATATACAGTGCAATCAGGACGCTGGGATTGTACCATCCTAAATTTGTCAAATGGTTTAAAACCATAGGAATCGCCTATTCGGTAATTATCAGTCTGGGATTTGCCCTAATGCCAATTTACGTTTTCTTCACCGCCAATTAA
- a CDS encoding alpha/beta fold hydrolase produces the protein MKTFLFLFLFIVSNLVAQNTSSSEDFFQTSDHVKIHYKVSGVGEPCIYIPGGPGQGYASFELLGGNQLEKNIKMIYMDQRGSGKSAQSDSYHLDKMVQDIEELRQYLKLEKVFLMAHSFGGIIAVNYAKKYPQHVKGIILANVTLHFLNEKSVKEQIEYANQLLHQENKNIEKDSLSSELSKLSKLLRAKRMGYRFLTDDIETIKEMDKIDSLNPRIIDFGMAVITKPKEFSEYYMDYTPLTREIKVPTLIITGKRDKAVGTRHYESFRFINKKIVQINGGHLLYYEKNPEFIHSVWDFVRKEK, from the coding sequence ATGAAAACTTTTCTCTTTCTGTTTTTGTTTATTGTGAGTAATCTCGTTGCACAAAACACGTCCTCTTCCGAAGACTTTTTCCAGACTTCTGATCATGTAAAAATACACTACAAAGTCTCTGGAGTCGGTGAGCCATGTATTTACATTCCCGGAGGGCCAGGTCAGGGATATGCTTCATTTGAGCTCTTGGGTGGAAATCAACTGGAGAAAAATATCAAAATGATTTATATGGATCAAAGAGGCTCGGGAAAATCAGCCCAGTCCGATAGTTATCACTTAGATAAAATGGTCCAGGATATTGAAGAATTACGGCAATATCTAAAATTAGAAAAGGTTTTCCTAATGGCTCATTCGTTCGGTGGAATTATTGCGGTAAACTATGCAAAGAAGTATCCACAACATGTAAAAGGTATTATTTTAGCCAATGTGACTTTACATTTTCTAAATGAAAAATCTGTTAAAGAACAGATTGAATATGCTAATCAGCTTCTCCATCAGGAAAACAAAAATATAGAAAAAGACAGTCTTTCTTCGGAGCTTTCTAAATTAAGTAAATTATTGAGAGCTAAAAGAATGGGATATAGGTTTTTGACCGATGACATTGAGACTATTAAGGAAATGGATAAAATAGACTCATTAAATCCAAGAATTATTGATTTTGGAATGGCTGTTATTACAAAGCCCAAAGAGTTTTCCGAATATTATATGGATTATACTCCATTGACCAGGGAGATTAAAGTCCCAACCCTTATCATTACTGGAAAGAGAGACAAGGCAGTAGGTACCAGACATTATGAATCATTTCGGTTTATCAATAAAAAAATAGTACAAATTAACGGTGGGCATCTTTTATATTATGAGAAAAATCCGGAATTTATCCATTCAGTTTGGGACTTTGTACGCAAAGAGAAATAA
- a CDS encoding biliverdin-producing heme oxygenase, with translation MVSEYLKKNTAEYHDAAEKLFNSEKIFNKTFTLEDYKKIINTNYLMLLHSEDKIFKSLSENFKEKLQLDQRKKLSLIEKDLESLELENQVASHPLEIKNEHEALGMMYVIEGSTLGGNVIAKQLSKTEGFDEVTFNFFGCYQENTGPMWKNFKEVLDTEVTENNYSEVLSGAKKLYTFLLNVN, from the coding sequence ATGGTATCAGAATATCTTAAAAAAAATACAGCAGAATATCATGACGCTGCTGAAAAGCTTTTTAACTCTGAAAAGATTTTCAATAAGACTTTTACTTTAGAAGACTACAAAAAAATCATCAATACCAATTACTTAATGCTTTTGCATTCTGAAGATAAAATATTCAAAAGTCTTTCTGAAAACTTTAAAGAAAAGCTTCAGCTGGATCAAAGAAAAAAGCTTTCTCTTATTGAAAAAGACCTGGAAAGCCTTGAATTGGAAAATCAAGTAGCTTCTCATCCTCTTGAAATCAAAAATGAACATGAGGCATTAGGAATGATGTATGTCATCGAGGGCTCTACATTAGGCGGTAATGTGATTGCCAAGCAACTTTCTAAAACGGAAGGCTTCGATGAGGTTACCTTTAATTTCTTTGGATGTTATCAGGAAAACACGGGACCGATGTGGAAAAATTTTAAAGAAGTCTTGGACACTGAGGTGACGGAAAATAATTACAGTGAAGTATTATCAGGGGCTAAAAAATTATATACGTTTTTACTAAACGTAAACTAA
- a CDS encoding anion permease, producing the protein MKEINIKNVAITFAVALIIWFIPVPDGVTPDAWHLFAIFAATILGIILKAAPMGTMCMMAVGFTALTQVVAPGDAGKSITKALSGFGDKVIWLIGISFFIARGFIKTGLGNRIAFLFIRIFGKSSLGLAYGLGLADVCLAPAIPSNTARGGGIIYPIMKSMAISFDSVPEKPETHRKLGSFLTLNSYYMNLISSSMFLTGTASNPMCQKFAANLGINITWMSWAAAGFLPGLVAFFVVPLVLYKLYPPELKKTGNAPKMAAEKLKEMGPISRNEWLMLLAFFILLALWIFGGALSIDATTTAFIGLTLLLLTSVLTWEDVKAEKGAWDTIVWFAVLVMMASSLNELGFIGWFSDLIKVKIGGLSWQVAFPVIIVVYFFSHYIFASATAHVAAMYAALLGVGVAVGIPPMLLAMMLGFLGSIYGVLTHYGHGPAPVFFGSGYVELKAWWLRGLEIGIVLLIIYMVVGGLWMKILGYY; encoded by the coding sequence ATGAAAGAAATTAATATCAAAAATGTGGCAATTACTTTTGCTGTTGCCCTTATTATCTGGTTCATTCCTGTACCCGACGGTGTTACTCCCGATGCGTGGCACTTATTTGCAATTTTTGCAGCAACTATTTTAGGAATTATTCTTAAAGCTGCTCCAATGGGTACCATGTGTATGATGGCTGTTGGATTTACAGCACTTACGCAGGTGGTAGCTCCCGGAGATGCAGGAAAATCAATTACAAAAGCACTTTCTGGTTTTGGAGATAAAGTTATTTGGCTTATTGGAATCTCGTTCTTTATTGCCCGTGGATTTATTAAAACAGGACTTGGAAACCGTATTGCCTTTCTGTTTATCAGAATTTTCGGTAAAAGTTCTTTAGGCTTAGCTTATGGTTTAGGACTTGCAGACGTTTGTCTTGCACCGGCTATACCCAGCAATACAGCAAGAGGTGGCGGAATTATCTATCCTATTATGAAATCGATGGCTATCAGTTTCGATTCCGTCCCTGAGAAACCTGAAACCCACAGAAAATTAGGTTCATTCTTAACACTGAATAGTTACTATATGAATCTGATTTCCTCATCTATGTTCTTAACCGGGACTGCCAGCAATCCAATGTGTCAGAAATTCGCTGCTAACCTTGGAATTAATATCACCTGGATGTCATGGGCTGCAGCAGGATTTCTGCCAGGACTCGTTGCCTTCTTTGTCGTTCCTTTGGTCTTATACAAATTATACCCGCCGGAATTGAAAAAAACAGGAAATGCTCCTAAAATGGCAGCTGAAAAACTAAAGGAAATGGGGCCTATTTCCCGAAACGAGTGGCTGATGTTATTGGCATTCTTTATTCTGCTGGCTCTTTGGATTTTTGGCGGAGCTCTTTCTATTGATGCTACAACTACTGCTTTTATTGGATTAACCCTATTGTTATTAACATCTGTACTAACCTGGGAGGATGTAAAAGCTGAAAAAGGAGCATGGGATACTATCGTTTGGTTTGCAGTATTGGTTATGATGGCAAGCTCATTAAATGAACTGGGATTCATTGGTTGGTTTAGTGATCTCATCAAAGTTAAAATTGGTGGATTAAGCTGGCAGGTAGCCTTTCCTGTAATTATAGTCGTGTACTTTTTCAGCCACTATATTTTCGCTAGTGCAACAGCTCATGTTGCTGCAATGTATGCTGCATTATTGGGTGTAGGAGTTGCAGTTGGAATTCCCCCGATGCTTTTAGCTATGATGTTGGGTTTCTTAGGATCCATCTACGGAGTTCTTACCCATTATGGCCATGGCCCAGCTCCTGTATTTTTCGGAAGTGGCTATGTAGAATTGAAAGCCTGGTGGCTTCGTGGTCTGGAAATAGGAATTGTATTGCTTATTATCTACATGGTTGTCGGAGGTCTTTGGATGAAAATCTTAGGTTATTATTAA
- a CDS encoding winged helix-turn-helix transcriptional regulator translates to MLANGGCPKTMLSIKDALEAVEGKWKLLILFSLSEKPKRFNELSKEVIGITDKMLSKELKLLEMNKLIKREAFDAVPPKVEYSITEHGMSLEKVLDELHFWGLSHRSRILSDW, encoded by the coding sequence ATGCTAGCAAACGGAGGATGCCCTAAAACGATGCTTTCCATTAAGGATGCTTTGGAAGCTGTAGAAGGAAAGTGGAAATTACTGATTCTTTTTTCGTTATCCGAAAAGCCCAAAAGGTTTAACGAGCTTTCAAAAGAAGTAATTGGAATTACAGATAAAATGTTATCCAAAGAATTAAAGCTTTTGGAAATGAATAAGCTTATAAAGAGAGAAGCGTTTGACGCTGTTCCACCGAAAGTAGAATACTCTATTACAGAACATGGGATGTCTCTTGAAAAGGTACTGGATGAACTGCATTTCTGGGGATTATCTCACAGGTCAAGAATTCTGAGTGACTGGTAA
- a CDS encoding ATP-binding protein — protein MNFVECHEEPIHIPGYIQSFGYLIGINAESHTIAFFSENIRDIFTVENVRSIFDKKITDIPESFQSIIESEIYTSLDQFTRRENETHFDKIFINGKEYHFSVFRNGDHIFLEFEAVLENPNKRISNKYDNFYIIDNAQDIWDQLLNTLSKIVNYDRMMVYKFMADGSGKVVAEKRNENMQSYLGLHYPETDIPMQARRLYMKKRKRIFSNVYAETVPLMSKTEDKIDLTFAASRGMSPIHGLYIKNSGASSSFSVSIIIDDKLWGLVTCQNSEPKHIDLEDRVQAGIFTALASNAYSSFKTKNELKYRLDLDEQSSYLKTEFLKYNSLFDSLVESRMEIKDLPEADGLAIISDENIVTIGITPVHDVIRKVVDWAYENTDKSIYINRSFLKEHADDLPLDKNTAGIIIYFIDRSKNEMLMWFRKEFDEHIHWAGNPEKKIEIFVQDGQEKQVVSPRTSFEVFAENIKGNSKRWNSRNISAVHAIRNVILETSHKQYNIIKHLNDQLKKVNEELDSFSYTISHDLGTPLTVMKLNAQMLLANFENSEKNTNKLKSIIEEIDNMAIMMHDVLQLSRAKHSEIELESLPTMNAIKKISENAKITFDSPRSEIIVKDCPEVLADKTMLHQVFLNIINNAVKYSSQQDRPTVEIHGTEDDEFVVYRISDNGIGIPSEDKHKMFKIFNRMDNAKKFKGNGVGLSIVHRIMKRIGGNVDYESNKDGTSFILTFKKP, from the coding sequence ATGAATTTTGTAGAATGTCATGAAGAGCCCATACATATTCCGGGGTATATACAAAGTTTTGGATACCTGATTGGCATTAATGCAGAATCTCACACCATTGCTTTTTTCAGTGAAAATATCAGGGATATATTTACTGTCGAGAATGTAAGATCAATTTTCGATAAGAAGATTACTGACATTCCTGAAAGCTTCCAAAGTATTATTGAATCAGAAATTTATACTTCACTGGATCAGTTCACCAGAAGAGAAAATGAGACCCATTTTGATAAAATATTTATCAATGGAAAAGAATATCATTTTTCCGTTTTTCGAAACGGAGACCATATCTTTTTAGAATTTGAAGCGGTATTAGAAAATCCTAATAAGCGGATATCTAATAAGTATGATAATTTCTATATTATTGACAATGCCCAAGATATTTGGGATCAGTTACTCAATACACTTTCCAAAATTGTGAATTATGACCGGATGATGGTGTATAAATTTATGGCAGATGGTTCAGGGAAAGTGGTGGCTGAAAAGAGAAATGAAAATATGCAAAGTTACCTTGGTCTGCATTATCCCGAAACGGATATTCCAATGCAGGCAAGAAGGCTGTATATGAAAAAAAGAAAACGGATTTTCAGTAATGTATATGCTGAAACAGTTCCCCTGATGAGTAAGACTGAAGATAAAATTGATCTTACCTTTGCTGCTTCAAGGGGAATGTCCCCGATTCATGGGCTGTATATTAAAAACTCAGGAGCTTCTTCAAGCTTCAGTGTTTCCATTATTATTGATGATAAGCTGTGGGGGTTGGTTACCTGTCAAAATTCTGAACCGAAACATATAGATCTTGAAGATAGGGTACAGGCAGGAATTTTCACTGCCTTGGCATCAAATGCCTACTCGTCATTTAAGACTAAGAATGAGCTTAAATATCGACTGGATTTAGATGAGCAGTCATCTTATTTAAAAACAGAATTTCTAAAATACAATTCTTTATTCGATTCTTTGGTTGAAAGCAGGATGGAAATTAAAGATTTACCGGAAGCCGATGGTCTGGCTATTATTTCTGATGAAAATATAGTAACTATAGGGATTACCCCTGTGCATGATGTGATCCGGAAAGTGGTAGACTGGGCCTATGAAAATACCGATAAAAGTATTTATATAAACCGCAGTTTCCTAAAGGAACATGCGGATGATTTACCCTTAGATAAAAATACAGCGGGCATTATCATTTATTTTATTGACAGGAGTAAAAATGAAATGCTGATGTGGTTTCGTAAAGAGTTTGATGAGCATATTCATTGGGCTGGAAACCCGGAAAAAAAGATAGAAATCTTCGTACAGGATGGACAGGAGAAGCAGGTGGTGTCTCCAAGAACTTCTTTTGAGGTTTTTGCAGAAAATATCAAAGGAAATTCAAAAAGATGGAATTCTAGAAATATCAGCGCAGTACATGCTATCCGGAATGTAATTTTAGAAACTTCCCACAAACAGTATAATATCATTAAACACCTGAACGATCAGTTGAAAAAAGTAAATGAAGAATTAGATAGTTTTTCCTATACAATTTCGCACGACTTGGGAACTCCCCTTACCGTTATGAAACTTAATGCTCAGATGCTGCTTGCCAATTTTGAAAATTCTGAAAAAAACACCAATAAGCTGAAGTCTATTATTGAAGAGATTGATAATATGGCTATAATGATGCATGATGTATTGCAGTTAAGCCGAGCTAAACACAGTGAAATAGAGCTGGAGAGTCTGCCGACCATGAATGCCATTAAAAAGATTTCGGAAAATGCGAAAATAACCTTTGATAGTCCCCGAAGTGAAATCATTGTTAAGGATTGTCCTGAGGTATTGGCAGATAAAACCATGCTCCATCAGGTATTTTTGAATATCATTAATAATGCTGTTAAGTACTCTTCACAACAAGACCGTCCAACTGTTGAAATTCATGGAACAGAAGATGATGAATTTGTAGTATATAGAATTTCAGATAACGGGATAGGAATTCCCAGTGAAGATAAACATAAAATGTTTAAAATTTTCAACAGGATGGATAATGCGAAAAAATTTAAAGGAAATGGAGTAGGTTTATCTATCGTTCATCGTATTATGAAAAGAATTGGTGGAAATGTAGATTATGAGAGTAATAAAGATGGTACTTCTTTCATTTTAACGTTTAAAAAGCCTTAA
- a CDS encoding malate dehydrogenase — protein MKVTVVGAGAVGASCAEYIAMKNFCSEVVLVDIKEGFAEGKAMDLMQTASLNGFYTKITGTTGDYSKTAGSHVAVITSGIPRKPGMTREELIGINAGIVKDVTANLVKHSPDVIIIVVSNPMDTMAYLVHKTSGLPKNKIIGMGGALDSARFKYRLAEALESPISDVDGMVIAAHSDTGMLPLLSKATRNGVPVTEFLDADQQKYVIEETTVGGATLTKLLGTSAWYAPGAAVSVMVHAIACDQKKMIPCSLMLEGEYNQNDICLGVPAIIGKNGVEKIVNITLTAEEQLKFAEAAKAVREVNGDLKF, from the coding sequence ATGAAAGTAACTGTAGTAGGTGCAGGCGCTGTAGGAGCAAGCTGTGCGGAATACATCGCTATGAAAAACTTCTGTTCAGAAGTAGTTTTAGTAGACATTAAAGAAGGTTTTGCTGAAGGGAAGGCAATGGATTTGATGCAGACAGCATCGCTTAACGGTTTTTATACCAAAATTACTGGAACGACAGGAGATTACAGCAAAACTGCAGGTTCTCATGTAGCAGTAATCACTTCAGGAATTCCAAGAAAACCAGGAATGACAAGAGAAGAGTTGATTGGGATCAATGCCGGAATTGTAAAGGATGTTACTGCAAATCTTGTAAAACATTCTCCTGACGTTATTATCATCGTGGTTTCTAACCCTATGGATACAATGGCTTATTTGGTACACAAAACTTCTGGTCTTCCGAAAAATAAAATTATCGGAATGGGAGGAGCACTGGATTCTGCCAGATTTAAATACAGATTGGCTGAAGCATTAGAAAGTCCAATCTCTGATGTAGACGGAATGGTAATCGCTGCTCACAGTGATACGGGAATGCTTCCTTTATTAAGCAAAGCAACGAGAAACGGAGTTCCTGTAACTGAATTCCTTGATGCAGATCAACAAAAGTACGTTATTGAAGAAACTACAGTTGGAGGAGCTACATTAACTAAATTATTAGGAACTTCTGCTTGGTATGCACCGGGTGCTGCAGTTTCTGTAATGGTTCATGCAATTGCATGTGATCAAAAGAAAATGATTCCTTGTTCTTTAATGTTAGAAGGAGAATACAATCAAAACGATATCTGTCTGGGAGTTCCTGCTATTATCGGGAAAAATGGGGTAGAGAAGATCGTAAATATTACTCTTACTGCAGAAGAACAACTGAAGTTTGCTGAAGCTGCTAAAGCGGTAAGAGAAGTAAACGGAGATCTAAAGTTTTAA
- a CDS encoding VOC family protein — MKTLKKIDENTNVITWFEIPVSDTGRAKAFYETILDIKMTTRSIPETNEELTFFPYDPNIVQATSGRITGVLSKSENNQPSGKGTLVYINAYPEIQKVLDKVEPAGGKIISPPMQMNAGYIAVIIDTEGNRIGLHAEK; from the coding sequence ATGAAAACATTAAAAAAAATCGACGAAAACACCAACGTCATTACTTGGTTTGAAATCCCGGTCAGTGATACAGGCAGAGCAAAAGCATTTTATGAAACTATTTTAGATATTAAAATGACCACCCGCTCTATTCCCGAAACGAATGAAGAACTTACATTCTTTCCTTATGATCCTAACATTGTACAAGCAACCTCAGGAAGAATTACCGGAGTTTTATCAAAATCTGAGAACAATCAACCTTCCGGAAAAGGTACTTTGGTCTATATCAACGCCTATCCCGAAATTCAAAAGGTCCTGGATAAAGTAGAACCTGCAGGTGGAAAAATAATTAGCCCCCCTATGCAGATGAACGCAGGATACATTGCGGTCATCATAGATACGGAAGGCAATAGAATCGGCCTTCACGCAGAAAAATAA